Proteins from a single region of Gordonia hongkongensis:
- a CDS encoding LysR family transcriptional regulator: MELRQVEYFLAVVENKGIGGAASALGVAQPTVSQALRALERELGVQLFHRIGRGMVLSAAGRTMVGPARQIVRDMDAVDDLLSASADELTGHLEILAFAATAVGPVVDLVARFRAAYPRVSVRLGELRDETRAASAIEDGHCEFAVAHLPIAGDDLEVIVIGEHEHVLVYPQGTDVPVGPIPLNNLPAIPMVFVPRGYSVADEFEEAIRVGGVRPPLAVLSEIREERLPMVESGIGGTLLERSVAESADEPVVIREIEPNVVRPFAIAFHPPSLSAVGQAFVDLVRETAG, from the coding sequence ATGGAATTGCGACAGGTCGAGTACTTCCTGGCGGTGGTCGAGAACAAGGGCATCGGCGGGGCCGCGTCGGCTCTCGGTGTCGCGCAACCCACCGTGTCCCAAGCACTCCGGGCGCTCGAACGCGAACTCGGAGTCCAGCTGTTCCACCGCATCGGTCGCGGGATGGTCCTGTCGGCGGCCGGGCGCACGATGGTCGGTCCCGCGCGACAGATCGTGCGCGACATGGACGCCGTCGACGATCTGCTCTCCGCCTCGGCGGACGAACTCACCGGCCACCTCGAGATCCTGGCCTTCGCCGCGACCGCGGTCGGGCCCGTCGTCGATCTGGTCGCCCGGTTCCGGGCCGCCTATCCGCGGGTTTCGGTGCGACTCGGCGAGTTACGCGACGAGACCAGGGCCGCGTCGGCCATCGAGGACGGTCATTGCGAGTTCGCCGTCGCCCACCTACCCATCGCCGGCGACGACCTCGAGGTGATCGTGATCGGCGAACACGAACACGTGCTCGTCTACCCGCAGGGCACCGATGTACCCGTGGGCCCGATCCCGCTGAACAATCTGCCGGCGATCCCGATGGTGTTCGTGCCGCGCGGCTACTCGGTGGCCGACGAGTTCGAGGAGGCGATCCGCGTCGGGGGCGTCCGCCCGCCGCTGGCCGTGCTGTCGGAGATCCGCGAGGAACGGCTCCCGATGGTGGAGTCCGGAATCGGCGGCACTCTACTCGAACGATCGGTGGCGGAGTCGGCCGACGAACCGGTCGTGATCCGTGAGATCGAACCGAATGTGGTGCGACCCTTTGCCATCGCATTCCACCCGCCGTCGCTGTCGGCCGTCGGTCAGGCCTTCGTCGACCTCGTCCGCGAAACTGCGGGGTGA
- a CDS encoding acetyl-CoA C-acetyltransferase, producing MRDVVICEPVRTPIGRYGGMFKNLTAVDLGVAALTGMLDRTGLDPEKVEDVILGHCNGNSEAPALGRVIALDAGLPITVGGMHIDRRCGSGLQAVIQAAYQVSSGDNDVVVAGGAESMSNASFYSVDMRWGGARTGIAMHDSLVRARSTAGGKNYPVPGGMIETAENLRKDYEISREEQDELAVASHERAVRAQKDGVLAEEIIPVTVASGASGPARSAPGARSGDRVIDTDEHPRPDVSVESLSKLKPIMGKTDPDATVTAGNASGQNDAASMAIVTTPEVAEKLGLRPLVKLVSWGLAGVPPRTMGIGPVPATEKALAKAGLTLADIDVIELNEAFAAQALAVTREWGFGRFGAGGDFDRTNVHGSGISLGHPVGATGGRMLASLARELHRREARYGLETMCIGGGQGLAAVFERVS from the coding sequence ATGCGCGACGTCGTCATCTGCGAACCGGTCCGTACCCCGATCGGCCGTTACGGCGGGATGTTCAAGAATCTCACCGCCGTTGATCTCGGGGTCGCCGCGCTGACGGGGATGCTCGACCGGACCGGACTCGACCCGGAGAAGGTCGAGGACGTCATCCTCGGTCACTGCAACGGGAACAGCGAGGCGCCCGCCCTGGGACGAGTCATCGCACTCGATGCCGGGTTGCCGATCACAGTGGGCGGCATGCACATCGATCGTCGTTGCGGGTCGGGACTACAGGCCGTCATCCAGGCCGCCTACCAGGTGTCATCGGGGGACAACGACGTCGTGGTCGCCGGCGGTGCCGAGTCGATGAGCAACGCGTCGTTCTACTCGGTGGACATGCGGTGGGGCGGGGCCCGGACCGGAATTGCCATGCACGACAGCCTCGTCCGGGCGCGCTCGACCGCCGGCGGCAAGAACTACCCGGTGCCCGGCGGAATGATCGAGACGGCCGAGAACCTGCGCAAGGACTACGAGATCTCCCGGGAAGAACAGGACGAACTGGCTGTGGCATCGCACGAACGAGCGGTGCGGGCCCAGAAGGATGGCGTACTGGCCGAGGAGATCATCCCGGTCACCGTGGCTTCCGGTGCGAGTGGGCCCGCTCGCTCCGCTCCCGGCGCCCGGTCTGGTGACCGGGTCATCGACACCGACGAGCATCCACGCCCGGATGTCTCGGTCGAATCGCTGTCGAAGCTGAAGCCGATCATGGGCAAGACCGACCCGGACGCGACCGTGACGGCGGGCAACGCCAGCGGTCAGAACGACGCCGCGTCGATGGCGATCGTGACCACACCCGAGGTCGCGGAGAAGCTGGGTCTACGCCCGCTGGTGAAGCTGGTGTCATGGGGTCTGGCGGGGGTACCGCCGCGCACCATGGGGATCGGGCCGGTCCCCGCGACCGAGAAGGCCCTGGCAAAGGCCGGACTGACACTCGCCGACATCGATGTCATCGAGTTGAACGAGGCATTCGCGGCCCAGGCACTCGCGGTCACCCGCGAGTGGGGTTTCGGCCGGTTCGGTGCCGGCGGCGATTTCGACCGCACCAACGTCCACGGCTCGGGCATCTCGCTGGGCCACCCGGTCGGCGCCACCGGCGGACGCATGCTGGCCTCCCTGGCGCGTGAACTGCACCGGCGCGAGGCCCGCTACGGCCTGGAGACCATGTGCATCGGCGGTGGCCAGGGCCTCGCCGCGGTCTTCGAACGCGTCAGCTGA
- a CDS encoding ABC-F family ATP-binding cassette domain-containing protein, producing the protein MPSSIVLSDVSFAWPDGTVVFEHLDLALGAETYSLIGANGAGKSTLLGLIAGRSRPASGSITIAGDTSTTDVAVVVQDPQSDPSSTVAHALGIDEIRCAIRRIESGSVDPQDFDAVGDDWGVEERAIGLLEQMGLPPDLDRTVGAMSGGEATLLAIVAALIADPTILLLDEPTNNLDIDSRARLFDAIESFPGTVVVVSHDLELLERVDTTVELYRGRVRLFGGPYSRYREIIDAEQDAAEAAVATAAGDLRKQRREMTEALIKLDRRARTGATAEREKRVPKIVAHNRRSEAQVSAGKLRNAHRDDVASAATRLDEAREDIRTDRTARIVVPTPEVAPRAQIAVDDRLRMDGPERVALVGPNGSGKSTLIAELIVSESVVVPFAFVPQQITFPDPTVSIAEHLARTHPDISTQEVRAHLARFLFRGARADRALAELSGGERLRVALADALLGDPTPKLLILDEPTNNLDLDTVTQLVDALEAWTGALLVVSHDAGFLDRIGIGRRVSPVPPPGEPAGTPGQTGAEQTDVEADR; encoded by the coding sequence ATGCCGTCTTCCATCGTGCTGTCCGACGTCTCGTTCGCCTGGCCCGACGGGACAGTCGTCTTCGAACACCTCGACCTCGCCCTGGGCGCCGAGACCTACTCCCTCATCGGCGCGAACGGTGCGGGCAAGTCCACCCTCCTCGGCCTGATCGCCGGTCGATCACGCCCGGCGTCGGGCAGCATCACGATCGCAGGCGACACGTCGACGACCGATGTCGCTGTGGTCGTGCAGGACCCGCAGTCCGACCCGTCGTCGACCGTGGCGCACGCCCTCGGCATCGACGAGATTCGTTGTGCGATACGACGAATCGAGAGCGGTTCGGTAGATCCGCAGGACTTCGACGCAGTTGGGGACGACTGGGGCGTCGAGGAGCGTGCCATCGGACTCCTCGAGCAGATGGGACTGCCGCCCGACCTCGACCGCACGGTCGGCGCCATGTCCGGCGGGGAGGCGACCCTGCTGGCGATCGTCGCCGCACTCATCGCCGACCCGACGATCCTGCTCCTCGACGAACCGACCAACAACCTCGACATCGACTCCCGCGCCCGGCTTTTCGACGCCATCGAGTCGTTCCCTGGCACGGTGGTCGTGGTCAGTCACGACCTCGAACTCCTCGAACGTGTCGATACGACAGTCGAGCTGTACCGAGGTCGGGTGCGGCTGTTCGGCGGCCCCTACTCCCGGTACCGCGAGATCATCGACGCCGAACAAGACGCCGCCGAGGCAGCGGTTGCCACCGCGGCCGGCGATCTGCGCAAGCAGCGCCGCGAGATGACCGAGGCGTTGATCAAACTCGATCGGCGGGCCCGGACGGGCGCGACAGCCGAGCGGGAGAAGCGGGTGCCGAAGATCGTGGCACACAACCGCCGGAGCGAGGCGCAGGTGTCGGCGGGCAAACTGCGCAACGCCCATCGTGACGACGTGGCCTCTGCGGCAACACGTCTCGACGAGGCCCGCGAGGACATCCGCACCGACCGCACCGCGCGGATCGTCGTGCCGACGCCGGAAGTGGCCCCGCGCGCCCAGATCGCCGTCGACGACCGCCTGCGCATGGACGGACCCGAGCGGGTGGCTCTGGTGGGGCCCAACGGTTCCGGGAAATCGACACTGATCGCGGAGTTGATCGTCTCCGAATCCGTCGTCGTACCGTTCGCCTTCGTGCCGCAGCAGATCACCTTCCCCGACCCGACCGTCTCGATCGCCGAGCACCTCGCGCGGACCCACCCGGACATCTCGACGCAGGAGGTGCGGGCGCATCTCGCGCGGTTCCTGTTCCGGGGTGCGCGCGCCGATCGCGCACTCGCCGAACTGTCCGGCGGCGAACGGCTGCGCGTCGCACTGGCCGACGCACTGCTCGGTGACCCGACACCCAAGCTGCTGATCCTCGACGAGCCGACGAACAACCTCGATCTCGACACCGTCACGCAACTCGTGGACGCACTCGAGGCCTGGACCGGTGCGTTGCTGGTCGTCTCCCACGATGCCGGGTTCCTCGACCGCATCGGCATCGGTCGGCGCGTGTCACCGGTGCCCCCACCGGGCGAACCGGCGGGAACGCCGGGGCAGACCGGTGCCGAACAAACCGACGTCGAAGCAGACCGCTGA
- a CDS encoding enoyl-CoA hydratase/isomerase family protein, translating into MSFLRTSVSNGVGEIVLDRPKALNALDQSMIDDMYVTLGEWGDDDAIDTVLVTSASDRAFCAGGDIRAIREHAIDGDHASISRYFAGEYRLDQLVADYPKPYISLIDGAAMGGGLGISVHGEIRVVTEKAMIAMPETAIGFFPDIGSTYFLPRLPEGVGMWLGLTGARIRGVDAVAVGLATHFVSSADLPAVADSIRSGAPLADALATSGTEDTSDVPLRKIGEYFADDNVNAILGGLRGAVGDDWAQEMVGLLEGASPTSLWVTAAMISAGARSGIDECFDRELHAAEEITKTHDFREGVRAVLVDKDRNPEFDPARIDDVDPAVVARIVGANAG; encoded by the coding sequence ATGTCATTTCTCCGCACCTCGGTGTCCAACGGCGTCGGCGAGATCGTCCTGGACCGGCCCAAGGCTCTCAATGCGTTGGACCAGAGCATGATCGACGACATGTACGTCACGCTCGGCGAATGGGGTGACGACGACGCGATCGACACCGTCCTGGTCACCTCGGCGAGCGACCGGGCGTTCTGCGCCGGAGGCGACATCCGTGCGATCCGCGAGCACGCCATCGACGGCGACCACGCCTCGATCAGCCGCTACTTCGCCGGCGAGTACCGGCTCGATCAGCTCGTCGCCGACTACCCGAAGCCCTACATCAGCCTGATCGACGGGGCGGCCATGGGCGGGGGTCTCGGGATCAGCGTGCACGGCGAGATCAGGGTCGTCACCGAGAAGGCGATGATCGCCATGCCCGAGACCGCGATCGGGTTCTTCCCCGACATCGGTTCGACCTACTTCCTGCCGCGGCTCCCGGAGGGCGTGGGCATGTGGCTCGGACTCACCGGCGCCCGGATCCGCGGTGTGGACGCGGTCGCCGTCGGACTGGCAACGCATTTCGTGTCCTCCGCCGACCTGCCGGCGGTCGCCGACAGCATCCGTTCCGGTGCCCCGCTGGCCGACGCGCTGGCCACGTCGGGGACCGAGGACACCAGCGACGTGCCGTTGCGCAAGATCGGCGAGTACTTCGCCGACGACAACGTCAACGCCATCCTCGGCGGCCTGCGCGGCGCGGTCGGCGACGACTGGGCCCAGGAGATGGTCGGTCTGCTCGAGGGTGCCTCACCCACCAGTCTGTGGGTCACCGCGGCGATGATCAGCGCCGGGGCGAGGTCGGGGATCGACGAGTGCTTCGACCGGGAACTGCATGCCGCAGAGGAGATCACGAAGACCCACGACTTCCGCGAGGGGGTGCGGGCCGTGCTCGTCGACAAGGATCGCAATCCCGAATTCGATCCGGCGCGCATCGACGACGTCGATCCCGCCGTCGTGGCCCGGATCGTCGGTGCCAACGCTGGTTGA
- a CDS encoding LysR family transcriptional regulator — protein MDLHLVTYFVAVVDHGGITKAAQSLYISQPSLSQAIRTLERRLGVTLFDRTGRRLELTEAGRKLDVAARRILADVDRAKAKVDAVRELRAGRVDIVTYAAFSVDPVVNIVRLFRERFPRLSVRVVSADSPTGVLSALRSGDAEIGIMDSAAEHATFTAIPMAEQELIVAAPTTLADGLPEPIPQSAVRSLPLVVDHSDPISAELLGGLLDDNAKNVVVDCQLPSAVWSLVKKGTGATVLPRTVADRQLAGLRRIALDPPLTRPWGLVLRSGLPSPAALAFISAAKVHCGIAPDPAEPRDW, from the coding sequence GTGGACCTGCACCTCGTGACCTACTTCGTCGCCGTGGTCGACCACGGCGGCATCACGAAGGCCGCCCAGTCGCTCTACATCTCACAGCCGTCGCTGTCCCAGGCGATCCGCACGCTCGAGAGACGTCTCGGCGTCACCCTGTTCGACCGCACCGGACGACGCCTCGAACTCACCGAGGCCGGACGCAAACTCGACGTAGCCGCCCGGCGCATCCTGGCCGACGTCGACCGCGCCAAGGCCAAGGTCGACGCGGTTCGGGAACTGCGCGCCGGTCGCGTCGACATCGTGACCTACGCGGCGTTCAGTGTGGACCCGGTGGTCAACATCGTCCGACTGTTCCGGGAACGGTTCCCACGCTTGTCGGTTCGAGTCGTCTCCGCCGACAGTCCCACCGGGGTGTTGTCGGCGTTGCGATCCGGGGACGCCGAGATCGGGATCATGGACTCGGCCGCCGAGCACGCGACCTTCACCGCCATCCCGATGGCCGAGCAGGAACTCATCGTCGCGGCGCCGACGACGCTCGCCGACGGTCTGCCCGAACCGATACCGCAGTCGGCGGTGCGCTCGCTGCCACTCGTCGTCGATCACAGCGACCCGATCAGCGCGGAACTCCTCGGCGGACTCCTCGACGACAACGCCAAGAACGTGGTGGTCGACTGCCAGTTACCGTCCGCGGTGTGGAGTCTGGTCAAGAAGGGCACGGGCGCAACGGTTCTCCCACGCACCGTGGCCGACCGACAGCTTGCGGGACTCCGCCGGATCGCGCTCGACCCACCGCTCACCCGACCATGGGGTCTCGTGCTGCGATCCGGGCTCCCCTCGCCGGCCGCCCTCGCCTTCATCTCCGCGGCGAAGGTCCACTGCGGGATCGCGCCGGACCCCGCCGAACCACGGGATTGGTGA
- a CDS encoding MBL fold metallo-hydrolase: MGTIEVTGTLQKQAWADKVLPPVEEVRPQLWSIPVPMGSNPLRYVLVYALGLPDGGLALIDAGWPSDKSWDILVAGIRSTGHDLADIRSIGVTHLHPDHFGLVPRLLEHVDAELWMHRNDSRYLRHYSDTEVETQLGQARSELRALGAPTEVADEGLVGFIRLPDGRTVDRELTGDAPLDIPGWDLRAVWTPGHTAGHLCFADDTAGIVFTGDHLLPRISPNISTNPMQTDSPLADYLISLANTEKMRDHEALPSHEYRFRGLGDRVTGLLTHHQERLDEIASTVTRYPESTAWEITRSVTWSRPFEELSLTLSRLALRETHAHLVVLQERGVLDARVPDETATDPTTPEPIRWFAAGEPTPAEPQQISTSENT; encoded by the coding sequence ATGGGCACGATCGAGGTCACCGGCACGCTGCAGAAGCAGGCCTGGGCCGACAAGGTGTTGCCCCCGGTCGAGGAGGTCCGGCCGCAGCTGTGGTCGATCCCGGTCCCCATGGGATCCAATCCGTTGCGATACGTCCTGGTCTACGCCCTCGGATTGCCCGACGGCGGTCTCGCACTGATCGACGCCGGCTGGCCGTCCGACAAGTCGTGGGACATCCTCGTCGCAGGCATCCGCTCCACCGGCCACGACCTCGCCGACATCAGGTCCATCGGCGTGACCCATCTGCACCCCGACCATTTCGGGCTCGTGCCGCGTCTACTCGAGCACGTGGACGCCGAGCTGTGGATGCATCGCAACGATTCCCGGTACCTGCGCCACTACTCCGATACCGAGGTGGAGACCCAACTCGGCCAGGCGCGATCCGAACTCCGCGCTCTCGGCGCACCGACCGAGGTCGCCGACGAGGGGCTGGTCGGTTTCATCCGCCTGCCCGACGGGCGGACCGTCGACCGCGAGCTGACCGGGGACGCCCCGCTCGACATCCCCGGCTGGGATCTCCGCGCCGTCTGGACCCCGGGCCACACCGCGGGGCACCTCTGCTTCGCCGACGACACCGCCGGCATCGTCTTCACCGGCGACCACCTGCTGCCGCGGATCAGTCCGAACATCTCGACCAATCCCATGCAGACCGACAGTCCCCTCGCCGACTACCTGATCTCGCTGGCCAACACCGAGAAGATGCGTGACCACGAGGCGCTGCCGTCCCACGAGTACCGGTTCCGAGGCCTCGGCGACCGCGTCACCGGTCTCCTCACGCATCACCAGGAGCGGCTCGATGAGATCGCCTCGACCGTGACCCGGTATCCGGAGAGCACGGCCTGGGAGATCACCCGGTCGGTGACGTGGTCGCGTCCGTTCGAGGAGCTGTCCCTCACCCTCAGCCGACTCGCGTTGCGGGAGACCCACGCCCATCTCGTCGTCCTGCAGGAACGCGGCGTCCTCGACGCCCGCGTTCCCGATGAGACGGCGACCGATCCGACCACCCCGGAGCCGATCCGCTGGTTTGCCGCCGGCGAGCCCACACCGGCTGAGCCGCAACAGATCTCCACATCCGAGAACACCTGA
- a CDS encoding alpha/beta fold hydrolase, translating to MAEPAPVPVDAPVVEPTPVVLVHGLRVSGGTLHRVAAAVAGPDPRRAVATPDLPGHGQRRDETFTMSGAVDAVLAEISGFGRPAVVAGMSMGGYVAMAVAGRHPEAVAALVPMCATAQPSPLLAAPFETFGAVTAFLPRQAAIISQVATRLAVGRQVSADMEIGGLALGSIADVVAEIKRFDALGEVRRYPGRTMFVNGSRDQFRVHEQRFVEAAQHASLTIVPGASHLFPLIQPELTGRLVHDVAASCDGAAAGLADLDP from the coding sequence ATGGCCGAGCCCGCACCCGTTCCCGTCGACGCGCCGGTGGTCGAACCCACGCCCGTCGTCCTCGTCCACGGTTTGCGCGTGAGCGGCGGGACCCTGCACCGGGTCGCGGCGGCTGTGGCCGGTCCCGACCCGAGGCGCGCGGTCGCCACCCCCGACCTCCCTGGCCACGGGCAGCGCCGCGACGAGACGTTCACGATGTCCGGCGCGGTGGACGCCGTGCTCGCCGAGATCAGCGGGTTCGGCCGGCCGGCGGTCGTGGCCGGGATGTCGATGGGCGGCTACGTGGCGATGGCGGTCGCCGGACGCCATCCGGAAGCCGTCGCGGCCCTCGTCCCGATGTGCGCGACCGCGCAGCCCAGTCCGCTGCTGGCCGCGCCGTTCGAGACGTTCGGTGCGGTCACCGCGTTCCTGCCGCGTCAGGCGGCGATCATCAGTCAGGTGGCCACCCGCCTCGCCGTGGGACGTCAGGTGTCCGCCGACATGGAGATCGGCGGACTGGCACTGGGGTCGATCGCCGACGTCGTCGCCGAGATCAAGCGGTTCGACGCGCTCGGCGAGGTCCGGCGCTACCCCGGCCGAACGATGTTCGTCAACGGTAGCCGAGACCAGTTCCGGGTCCACGAACAACGTTTCGTCGAGGCAGCACAGCACGCGTCGCTGACCATCGTCCCCGGGGCGAGCCATCTCTTCCCGCTCATCCAACCGGAACTCACCGGGCGACTGGTTCACGACGTCGCGGCGAGCTGCGACGGCGCCGCGGCCGGACTCGCCGACCTGGATCCATAG
- a CDS encoding crotonase/enoyl-CoA hydratase family protein, whose protein sequence is MSAVLTEFADGVAVITINRPEAKNAVNLEVSEGIAAAIDELDSRDDLTIGIITGAGGTFCAGMDLKAFARGEKVALDGRGFGGLTEAPPTKPLIAAVEGWALAGGCELALSADLVVAANDSKFGIPEVKRGLAAAAGGLLRLPKILPYQLAMELALTGDPLTAARAHQFGLVNRITEPGEALAGARELAAVIAANGPLAVRATKQVTSMAIGYTDPELIKKQWDFLGPVFVSDDAKEGAVAFAEKRAPRWTGK, encoded by the coding sequence ATGAGTGCCGTGCTCACCGAGTTCGCCGACGGCGTCGCCGTCATCACGATCAACCGCCCCGAGGCGAAGAACGCCGTGAATCTCGAGGTGTCGGAGGGTATCGCCGCCGCGATCGACGAACTCGATTCGCGCGACGACCTCACCATCGGCATCATCACCGGTGCCGGTGGCACGTTCTGCGCCGGGATGGACCTCAAGGCCTTCGCTCGCGGCGAGAAGGTCGCGCTGGACGGACGCGGGTTCGGCGGCCTCACCGAGGCCCCGCCGACCAAGCCCCTCATCGCCGCCGTCGAGGGCTGGGCGCTGGCCGGCGGATGCGAACTCGCGTTGTCGGCGGACCTCGTCGTCGCGGCAAACGACTCCAAGTTCGGCATCCCCGAGGTCAAGCGCGGACTCGCCGCCGCCGCCGGTGGCCTCCTACGCCTCCCGAAGATCCTCCCCTACCAGCTCGCCATGGAACTCGCGCTCACCGGCGACCCGCTCACCGCGGCACGCGCCCACCAGTTCGGCCTGGTCAACCGGATCACCGAACCCGGCGAGGCACTCGCCGGGGCCCGCGAACTGGCCGCCGTCATCGCCGCCAACGGCCCCCTCGCCGTCCGCGCCACCAAACAGGTCACCTCCATGGCGATCGGCTACACCGATCCCGAACTCATCAAGAAGCAGTGGGACTTCCTCGGTCCGGTGTTCGTCTCCGACGACGCCAAGGAAGGTGCGGTCGCCTTCGCCGAGAAACGCGCGCCGCGCTGGACCGGCAAGTGA
- a CDS encoding peptide chain release factor 3 has protein sequence MSSEVISREVTRRRTFAIISHPDAGKSTMTEALALHARMISEAGAVHGKAGRKSTVSDWMEMEKARGISVSSTALQFNYSAAAQADPEIPSVINLVDTPGHADFSEDTYRVLTAVDAAVMLIDAAKGLEPQTLKLFQVCRHRGIPVITVINKWDRPGQSPLELIDEITERIGLTPTPLFFPVGIAGDFRGLLDRRTGEYVHFTRTAGGAKIAPEEIMSADDALAREGDEWTSALEESELLTEMGQDHDQELFLAGQTSPMIFASAMLNFGVRQLLEVLVELAPPPGPWADVEGNPRPVTDPFSAVVFKVQAGMDSSHRDRLAYMRIVSGEFERGMVVTHAQTGKPFATKYAQAVFGRDRSTVDTAYPGDVVGLVNATALAPGDTLYDGPKVQFPPIPSFAPEHFSTLRATTADKYKQFRKGMDQLESEGVVQVLRNDTRGDASPVLAAVGPMQFEVVTARMKAEYNVDTIIEPLGYTLARRTDADSAPELNRQRGVEVFTRTDGAVLALFSDKWRLQYIEKEHPDLTLEPLVAAAD, from the coding sequence GTGAGTTCCGAGGTGATCAGTCGCGAAGTGACGCGTCGTCGTACCTTCGCCATCATCTCCCACCCCGATGCCGGCAAGTCGACGATGACCGAGGCGTTGGCGCTGCACGCGCGGATGATCAGCGAGGCCGGCGCCGTCCACGGCAAGGCCGGACGTAAGTCGACCGTCTCCGACTGGATGGAGATGGAGAAGGCGCGCGGCATCTCCGTCAGTTCGACGGCGCTGCAGTTCAACTACTCGGCCGCAGCCCAGGCCGACCCCGAGATCCCGAGCGTCATCAACCTCGTCGACACCCCGGGTCACGCCGACTTCTCCGAGGACACCTACCGCGTGCTGACCGCGGTCGACGCCGCGGTGATGCTCATCGACGCCGCCAAGGGACTCGAGCCGCAGACCCTCAAACTCTTTCAGGTGTGCCGCCACCGGGGCATCCCGGTCATCACGGTGATCAACAAGTGGGACCGGCCGGGTCAGAGCCCCCTCGAACTGATCGACGAGATCACCGAGCGCATCGGCCTCACCCCGACCCCGCTGTTCTTCCCGGTCGGCATCGCCGGCGACTTCCGTGGTCTCCTCGACCGGCGCACCGGCGAGTACGTGCACTTCACCCGTACCGCGGGCGGCGCGAAGATCGCGCCCGAGGAGATCATGTCCGCCGACGACGCGCTGGCTCGCGAGGGCGACGAGTGGACCTCGGCACTCGAGGAGAGCGAACTGCTCACCGAGATGGGCCAGGACCACGATCAGGAATTGTTCCTCGCCGGGCAGACCTCGCCGATGATCTTCGCGTCCGCGATGCTGAACTTCGGTGTGCGGCAACTCCTCGAGGTCCTCGTGGAGCTCGCTCCCCCGCCCGGGCCGTGGGCCGACGTCGAGGGCAATCCACGGCCGGTGACCGACCCGTTCAGCGCGGTGGTCTTCAAGGTGCAGGCCGGGATGGACTCCAGCCACCGGGATCGCCTGGCGTACATGCGGATCGTGTCCGGCGAGTTCGAACGCGGCATGGTCGTGACCCATGCGCAGACCGGAAAGCCGTTCGCCACCAAGTATGCCCAGGCCGTCTTCGGCCGCGACCGCTCGACGGTCGACACCGCCTACCCCGGTGACGTGGTCGGGCTGGTGAACGCGACCGCGCTCGCTCCCGGCGACACTCTCTACGACGGCCCCAAGGTGCAGTTCCCGCCGATCCCGTCCTTTGCGCCCGAACACTTCTCGACCCTGCGTGCCACCACCGCAGACAAGTACAAGCAGTTCCGCAAGGGCATGGACCAGCTCGAGAGCGAAGGCGTGGTCCAGGTCCTGCGCAACGACACCCGCGGTGATGCGTCGCCGGTGCTCGCCGCCGTCGGACCGATGCAGTTCGAGGTCGTGACCGCGCGGATGAAGGCCGAGTACAACGTCGACACCATCATCGAGCCGCTCGGTTACACCCTCGCCCGTCGCACGGATGCCGACAGCGCGCCCGAACTGAATCGGCAACGCGGCGTCGAGGTCTTCACCCGCACCGACGGCGCCGTTCTCGCGCTCTTCAGCGACAAGTGGCGCCTGCAGTACATCGAGAAGGAACACCCCGACCTCACTCTCGAACCCCTTGTCGCGGCAGCGGACTGA